A DNA window from Undibacterium sp. YM2 contains the following coding sequences:
- a CDS encoding DUF1294 domain-containing protein translates to MTEAFSVLHDVHKILWAGVGVLYVVMSLIAFFMYGIDKMAARKSASRISERTLLLCGLACGWPGAMLAQKIFRHKTIKSSFRLAFVATVIVNCLALCILFFL, encoded by the coding sequence ATGACAGAAGCATTTTCTGTGTTGCACGACGTTCATAAAATACTGTGGGCTGGCGTTGGCGTTCTCTATGTCGTCATGAGTCTCATTGCATTCTTCATGTATGGCATCGATAAAATGGCGGCGCGCAAGAGCGCTTCAAGAATCTCTGAGCGCACTTTATTATTATGTGGCCTTGCTTGCGGCTGGCCGGGTGCCATGTTGGCGCAAAAAATATTTCGCCACAAAACCATCAAATCTTCTTTCAGGTTGGCGTTTGTTGCGACTGTCATCGTTAATTGCCTCGCACTCTGCATACTTTTTTTCTTGTAA
- the truB gene encoding tRNA pseudouridine(55) synthase TruB — protein MTTPQIKRKRVPVHGVLLLDKLVGFSSNDALIKAKRFLNAAKAGHTGTLDPFATGLLPLCFGEATKFSQDLLEADKTYTTVVHLGVTTTTGDTEGEVLEEKPVAVSIEQIQHALQQFTGPIQQVPPMYSALKRDGKPLYEYARAGITLEREARSVTIHELELLAYEAPFLSLKVKCSKGTYVRVLGEDIGAMLGCGAHLKELRRIGVGHLVLEKSITLEHLESLPEPERLALLAPVDALLSSFDPVYLTDELSRRFLHGQRLALNKEEVTLPIETGRVRVYRESDGQLLGSAQLQEYGILAPERLIATEH, from the coding sequence ATGACGACTCCGCAGATTAAAAGAAAGCGTGTTCCTGTGCACGGTGTATTACTATTGGATAAGCTGGTTGGTTTTTCCAGTAATGACGCCCTGATCAAGGCCAAGCGTTTTTTGAATGCCGCCAAAGCGGGACATACCGGCACGCTCGATCCGTTTGCTACCGGCTTGCTACCTCTGTGCTTTGGTGAAGCTACCAAGTTTTCCCAGGATTTGCTCGAAGCGGACAAGACCTATACTACGGTGGTACACCTTGGCGTCACGACGACAACCGGGGACACGGAAGGTGAAGTGCTGGAAGAAAAGCCTGTAGCCGTCAGCATTGAGCAAATCCAGCATGCTTTACAGCAATTCACTGGCCCGATACAGCAAGTGCCGCCCATGTATTCAGCGCTCAAACGTGATGGCAAACCTTTGTATGAGTACGCACGCGCTGGTATCACGCTGGAGCGTGAAGCGCGCAGTGTCACCATTCATGAGCTGGAATTGCTGGCTTACGAAGCGCCTTTCCTGAGCCTCAAGGTTAAATGCAGTAAGGGTACTTATGTGCGGGTGCTGGGTGAAGACATAGGTGCAATGCTGGGTTGCGGCGCACATCTGAAAGAATTGCGCCGTATCGGTGTGGGGCATCTGGTATTGGAGAAATCCATTACTCTGGAGCATCTTGAAAGCTTGCCAGAACCCGAGCGTCTGGCATTGCTGGCCCCGGTTGATGCCTTGTTGTCCAGCTTTGATCCTGTTTACCTCACAGATGAACTGTCGCGTCGCTTCCTGCACGGCCAGCGGCTGGCATTAAATAAAGAAGAAGTCACATTGCCCATTGAAACTGGCCGCGTTCGCGTCTATCGTGAATCAGATGGGCAGTTGCTGGGTTCTGCCCAGTTACAGGAATACGGCATACTCGCGCCCGAGCGCCTGATTGCCACTGAACATTAA
- a CDS encoding DMT family transporter — translation MQNKMTHRKAVMLMICAATLWSIAGVFTRHLEVARNFEVTFWRSFFAAVFIAGVMLRQYKWAFIPRLKLLGKIGFLSGCMWATMYSCFMIALTMTTVANTSIMESLTPLFTAFLAWMILRQHIPARTWWAIAAAGVGMCWMFAGSLTGVDSRGLAGMLIALGIPFASSINVIILKKGGHAVDLVPAVFIGGSLSALIMLPLAWPFHTSMHDIAILAILGFFQLGLPCMLMVKASNSLSAPEIALLSLLEVLLAPIWAWLGAGEVPAQSSMIGGAIVLTALVFNELTDMRRD, via the coding sequence ATGCAAAATAAAATGACTCACCGCAAAGCGGTGATGCTGATGATTTGTGCTGCTACTTTGTGGAGTATTGCCGGTGTATTTACCCGTCACCTCGAAGTGGCACGTAATTTTGAAGTTACTTTTTGGCGCAGTTTTTTTGCTGCAGTTTTTATTGCAGGCGTCATGCTCAGGCAATACAAATGGGCTTTCATACCGCGCCTTAAATTATTGGGCAAGATAGGCTTTTTGTCTGGTTGTATGTGGGCCACCATGTATAGCTGCTTCATGATTGCCCTGACCATGACCACGGTCGCCAATACCTCCATCATGGAAAGCCTGACACCTTTGTTCACTGCTTTCCTTGCATGGATGATATTGCGCCAGCATATACCCGCACGTACCTGGTGGGCAATTGCCGCCGCAGGTGTGGGTATGTGCTGGATGTTTGCTGGCAGTTTGACCGGGGTGGACAGCCGCGGTCTGGCAGGCATGCTGATCGCGCTGGGTATCCCATTTGCATCTTCTATCAACGTCATCATCCTGAAAAAAGGCGGGCATGCCGTAGATCTGGTGCCTGCGGTGTTTATTGGCGGCAGTTTGTCGGCATTGATCATGTTGCCATTGGCCTGGCCGTTCCATACCTCCATGCACGACATTGCCATTCTGGCGATTTTGGGATTTTTTCAGTTAGGTTTGCCTTGTATGCTGATGGTCAAGGCATCCAATAGCCTGTCTGCGCCAGAGATCGCCTTACTGTCCTTGCTTGAAGTTTTGCTGGCGCCGATCTGGGCCTGGCTGGGTGCGGGTGAGGTGCCTGCGCAATCGAGCATGATAGGTGGGGCTATTGTATTGACTGCGCTGGTTTTCAATGAGTTGACTGACATGCGCAGGGATTGA
- the rbfA gene encoding 30S ribosome-binding factor RbfA: MAKHSKNIPGRGLRVADQIQKDLAEIIWSELKDPRVGMITLTEVQLTPDYAHAKVYFTTLVDDPVAVKNTVEALVKAAGFLRNQLGLRLRIHTLPQLHFVHDTSTIRGMAMSKLIDEANATRAKDDGEE; this comes from the coding sequence ATGGCAAAACATAGCAAAAATATTCCTGGTCGGGGCCTGCGTGTAGCAGACCAGATTCAAAAAGACCTGGCAGAAATCATCTGGTCTGAACTGAAAGACCCGCGTGTAGGTATGATCACGCTGACTGAAGTACAGTTGACTCCCGATTACGCCCATGCAAAAGTGTATTTCACTACCCTGGTAGATGATCCTGTGGCCGTCAAGAATACTGTTGAGGCCCTGGTCAAGGCAGCTGGCTTCTTGCGCAATCAACTGGGTTTGCGTCTGCGCATCCATACTTTGCCGCAACTGCATTTTGTGCACGACACATCCACTATTCGCGGCATGGCCATGTCGAAGCTGATAGATGAAGCCAATGCCACCCGCGCCAAAGACGACGGCGAAGAATAA
- the typA gene encoding translational GTPase TypA codes for MSTSKRAIRNIAIIAHVDHGKTTLVDQLLRQSGTFRDNQQVDARVMDSNDIEKERGITILSKNCAVEYKGTHINIVDTPGHADFGGEVERVLSMVDSVLLLVDAQEGPMPQTRFVTRKALALGLKPIVVVNKIDRENADPQKAVNATFELFDKLGATDEQLDFPIVYASGFKGYAGLEDTVRDGNMEPLFDAILKHVPAREDDPDGPLQLQITSLEYSSYVGKIGVGRILRGRVKGLQDVVWMNGPDDKPTKARINQVLTFKGLDRVLVDEALAGDIVLINGIEEIGIGSTICAPDTPEGLPMLKIDEPTLTMNFMVNSSPLAGREGKFVTTRQIRDRLERELKSNMALRVVQAEGDDSTYEVSGRGELHLTILIENMRREGFELAVSRPRVVFKMVDGERHEPYENLTVDVEEVNQGGVMEELGRRRGDLQNMEPDGKGRVRLEYRIPARGLIGFQGEFMTLTRGTGLMSHVFDEYAPVDNSKGELGGRRNGVLISQDDGAAVAYAIWKLQDRGRMFVSHNDPVYEGMIIGIHSRDNDLVVNPIKGKQLTNVRSSGTDEAVRLVPPIQLNLEYAVEFIDDDELVEVTPKSIRLRKRFLKEHERKKASRE; via the coding sequence ATGTCTACTTCAAAACGCGCTATTCGTAACATCGCCATTATCGCTCACGTCGATCACGGCAAAACCACTCTGGTTGACCAGTTATTGCGTCAGTCCGGTACTTTCCGCGACAACCAGCAGGTTGATGCCCGTGTTATGGATTCGAATGATATCGAAAAAGAGCGCGGTATCACTATTTTGTCCAAGAACTGTGCTGTTGAATACAAAGGCACACATATCAACATCGTCGATACACCAGGCCATGCTGACTTTGGTGGTGAAGTAGAACGTGTTCTGTCCATGGTAGATAGCGTTTTGTTGCTGGTTGATGCGCAAGAAGGCCCAATGCCGCAAACACGTTTCGTGACGCGCAAAGCGCTGGCCCTGGGTTTGAAACCTATCGTTGTCGTTAACAAGATCGACCGTGAAAACGCTGATCCACAAAAAGCCGTTAACGCGACTTTTGAATTGTTTGACAAACTCGGTGCAACTGACGAGCAACTCGATTTCCCTATCGTCTACGCATCCGGCTTCAAAGGCTATGCAGGTCTGGAAGACACAGTGCGCGATGGCAATATGGAACCATTGTTTGACGCTATCCTGAAGCACGTTCCTGCGCGTGAAGATGATCCAGATGGTCCTCTGCAATTGCAAATCACCTCCCTGGAATATTCTTCCTACGTCGGTAAAATCGGCGTTGGACGTATCCTGCGTGGCCGTGTAAAAGGTTTGCAAGATGTAGTCTGGATGAATGGCCCTGATGACAAGCCAACCAAGGCACGTATCAACCAGGTATTGACTTTCAAAGGCCTGGACCGCGTTCTGGTTGATGAAGCACTGGCTGGCGACATCGTCCTGATCAATGGTATCGAAGAAATCGGTATCGGCTCCACCATCTGCGCACCGGACACGCCAGAAGGCTTGCCGATGTTGAAGATTGATGAACCAACCCTGACCATGAACTTCATGGTTAACAGCTCCCCACTGGCTGGCCGTGAAGGTAAATTCGTGACGACACGTCAAATCCGTGACCGTCTGGAACGTGAATTGAAATCCAACATGGCTTTGCGTGTTGTGCAGGCTGAAGGTGACGATTCCACGTATGAAGTTTCTGGTCGCGGTGAGTTGCATCTGACTATCCTGATCGAAAACATGCGTCGTGAAGGCTTTGAGCTGGCGGTATCCCGTCCACGCGTGGTCTTCAAAATGGTGGATGGCGAACGCCACGAACCTTATGAAAACCTGACAGTTGACGTAGAAGAAGTCAACCAGGGTGGCGTCATGGAAGAACTCGGTCGTCGTCGTGGTGACCTGCAAAATATGGAACCGGACGGTAAAGGTCGTGTTCGTCTGGAATACCGTATTCCTGCACGTGGCCTGATCGGCTTCCAGGGCGAATTCATGACATTAACACGCGGTACAGGCTTGATGAGTCACGTGTTTGATGAATACGCACCAGTCGACAATTCCAAAGGCGAACTCGGTGGTCGTCGTAACGGCGTACTGATTTCGCAAGATGATGGCGCAGCCGTTGCTTACGCTATCTGGAAATTGCAAGACCGTGGCCGTATGTTTGTTAGCCACAATGACCCAGTGTATGAAGGCATGATCATTGGTATCCATTCCCGTGACAATGACCTGGTTGTGAACCCGATCAAAGGCAAGCAATTGACCAACGTTCGCTCTTCCGGTACGGATGAAGCGGTACGCCTGGTGCCACCTATCCAGTTGAACCTGGAATACGCGGTTGAATTTATTGACGACGATGAACTGGTTGAAGTCACACCTAAGAGTATCCGTCTGCGCAAGCGTTTCCTGAAAGAGCACGAACGTAAAAAGGCATCACGCGAATAA
- the infB gene encoding translation initiation factor IF-2 has translation MASNNVAQFATELKMSADLLLTQLRAAGVSKSSTSDSLTKEDKDKLLEHLRRSHGVSADTEKKKITLTRKETTEIKQADATGKSRTIQVEVRKKRTFVKRDDAPADEAQTTAPVVDAAEQARLDEEARREAELIARQEAELLEKQERLAKLEAEKEAQAQAMREAELAEAAKAEAERVKAEQAAAAAKALNASANAKPADAKPAEVKPVPAAQTAQAAADEDKKRLEAEEAKKKAAADAKEATERAAATEKARKAVADEVAQIKEMMNAARRPAKAAEPAPVAAPKVAEGTLHKPADKKVAEKKPGAVVEKKDEKKPAVGDKKAIKSANVSSTWQEDAAKKRGGGLKTRGDTSGGRDGWKGGPKGRRNSHHDDRESNFQAPVEAIVKDVFVPETLTVAELAHKMSVKASEVIKHLMKLGQMCTINQVLDQETAMILVEEMGHKAFAAKLDDPEAMLTDATEHGEYESFPRAPVVTVMGHVDHGKTSLLDYIRRAKVASGEAGGITQHIGAYHVETPRGMITFLDTPGHEAFTAMRARGAKATDIVILVVAADDGVMPQTKEAIAHAKAAGVPLVVAINKIDKPGGNADRVTQELIAESVVPEEYGGDSPFVQVSAKTGLGIDSLLENVLLQAEVLELKAPIDAPAKGLVVEARLDKGRGTVATILVQSGTLKRGDVVLAGSSYGRVRAMLDENGANISEAGPSIPVEIQGLTEVPSAGEEVMVMADERKAREIALFRQGKFRDVKLAKQQAAKLENMFENMGEGEVKNLPIIVKTDVQGSQEALVQSLVKLSTSEVRVQVVHAAVGGISESDVNLAVASKAVIIGFNTRADASARKLAESNGVDIRYYNIIYDAVDEVKAALSGMLAPEKREQIIGMVEIRQVFVVSKVGAIAGCLVTDGMVKRTSSVRLLRNNVVTWTGELDSLKRYKDDAKEVKAGLECGLSLKGYNEIQVGDQLEIFEVQEIARTL, from the coding sequence ATGGCGAGTAACAACGTAGCCCAATTTGCCACCGAGCTAAAGATGTCAGCAGATTTGCTGCTCACGCAATTGCGTGCGGCGGGCGTCAGTAAGAGCTCGACGTCAGATTCGCTGACAAAGGAAGACAAAGATAAATTGCTGGAACATCTGCGTCGTTCCCATGGCGTTTCTGCGGACACCGAAAAGAAAAAAATCACCTTGACTCGTAAGGAAACGACCGAGATCAAGCAAGCCGATGCGACTGGGAAGTCTCGTACCATTCAGGTTGAAGTTCGTAAAAAACGTACTTTCGTCAAGCGTGACGATGCTCCCGCAGATGAAGCGCAGACAACTGCACCTGTAGTAGATGCTGCTGAGCAGGCTCGCCTTGACGAAGAGGCGCGTCGCGAAGCTGAGCTGATCGCACGTCAGGAAGCTGAATTGCTGGAGAAGCAGGAACGACTGGCCAAGCTCGAAGCAGAAAAAGAAGCCCAGGCGCAAGCCATGCGTGAAGCTGAGCTGGCTGAGGCTGCCAAGGCAGAAGCTGAACGCGTCAAGGCTGAGCAGGCTGCTGCTGCCGCCAAGGCGCTTAATGCGAGTGCTAACGCCAAGCCTGCAGATGCCAAGCCTGCCGAGGTAAAACCTGTGCCGGCCGCTCAAACTGCTCAAGCTGCTGCTGACGAAGATAAAAAACGTCTCGAAGCAGAAGAAGCGAAGAAAAAAGCCGCCGCTGACGCCAAAGAAGCAACTGAGCGTGCTGCTGCTACTGAAAAAGCCAGGAAAGCTGTGGCTGACGAAGTTGCGCAAATCAAAGAAATGATGAATGCGGCACGTCGCCCTGCCAAAGCTGCGGAACCTGCTCCTGTGGCGGCTCCCAAGGTTGCTGAAGGTACTTTGCACAAGCCTGCTGATAAAAAAGTGGCTGAGAAAAAACCTGGTGCAGTAGTCGAGAAAAAAGACGAGAAAAAACCAGCTGTTGGCGACAAGAAGGCAATCAAATCTGCCAATGTGTCATCAACCTGGCAAGAAGACGCTGCCAAGAAACGTGGCGGCGGTCTGAAAACACGTGGTGATACTTCTGGTGGTCGTGATGGCTGGAAGGGCGGTCCTAAAGGTCGCCGCAACAGTCATCATGATGACCGTGAATCCAACTTCCAGGCGCCGGTTGAAGCCATCGTCAAAGATGTATTCGTACCAGAAACCCTGACGGTTGCAGAGCTGGCGCATAAAATGTCGGTCAAGGCATCAGAAGTCATCAAGCATTTGATGAAATTGGGCCAGATGTGCACGATCAACCAGGTGCTGGATCAGGAAACAGCAATGATCCTGGTCGAAGAAATGGGGCATAAAGCCTTTGCTGCCAAACTGGATGATCCGGAAGCGATGTTGACGGATGCTACAGAGCACGGCGAATATGAATCCTTCCCGCGCGCACCTGTGGTCACTGTCATGGGTCACGTTGATCATGGTAAGACATCTTTGCTGGATTACATCCGTCGCGCCAAAGTCGCATCTGGTGAGGCCGGTGGTATTACCCAGCATATCGGTGCCTACCACGTAGAAACACCGCGTGGCATGATCACTTTCCTTGATACGCCAGGCCATGAAGCGTTTACCGCGATGCGTGCCCGTGGTGCCAAGGCGACGGATATTGTTATTCTGGTGGTGGCAGCAGACGATGGTGTCATGCCGCAAACCAAAGAGGCGATTGCCCATGCAAAAGCAGCTGGTGTGCCTCTGGTAGTTGCTATCAATAAAATTGATAAACCAGGTGGTAATGCAGATCGCGTGACCCAGGAATTGATCGCTGAGAGCGTCGTGCCTGAGGAATACGGTGGCGATTCACCTTTCGTGCAAGTATCGGCAAAAACTGGTCTGGGTATAGATTCCCTGCTGGAAAACGTTTTGTTGCAAGCCGAAGTGCTGGAACTGAAAGCACCGATAGATGCACCTGCCAAAGGCCTGGTTGTTGAGGCGCGTCTGGATAAAGGTCGCGGTACCGTTGCCACTATCCTGGTGCAGTCCGGTACCTTGAAGCGTGGTGACGTGGTACTGGCTGGTTCTTCTTATGGCCGTGTCCGTGCGATGCTGGATGAAAATGGTGCGAATATTTCAGAGGCTGGTCCGTCCATCCCGGTAGAGATTCAAGGCCTGACCGAAGTGCCGTCCGCTGGTGAAGAAGTCATGGTCATGGCAGATGAGCGCAAAGCGCGTGAAATCGCCTTGTTCCGTCAAGGTAAGTTCCGTGACGTCAAACTGGCGAAGCAGCAAGCGGCCAAGCTCGAAAACATGTTCGAAAACATGGGCGAAGGCGAAGTCAAGAACTTGCCTATCATCGTCAAGACCGACGTACAGGGTTCGCAAGAAGCGCTGGTGCAATCCCTGGTCAAATTGTCGACCAGCGAAGTGCGTGTACAAGTCGTGCATGCAGCAGTGGGTGGTATTTCCGAATCCGACGTCAACCTGGCGGTGGCTTCCAAGGCGGTCATCATCGGCTTTAACACCCGTGCTGATGCGTCTGCACGTAAATTGGCAGAGTCCAACGGCGTTGACATTCGCTACTACAACATCATTTACGATGCAGTAGATGAAGTTAAAGCAGCCCTGTCCGGCATGTTGGCCCCAGAGAAACGCGAACAGATCATAGGTATGGTCGAGATTCGTCAGGTTTTCGTGGTCAGCAAGGTTGGCGCGATTGCCGGCTGTCTGGTTACCGATGGCATGGTCAAACGTACCTCTTCTGTTCGTTTGCTGCGCAACAACGTGGTTACCTGGACAGGCGAGCTGGATTCGCTCAAGCGTTACAAGGACGATGCCAAAGAAGTCAAAGCCGGTCTGGAATGCGGTCTTTCACTGAAAGGCTACAACGAGATTCAGGTTGGCGATCAGCTTGAAATATTTGAAGTACAAGAGATAGCACGTACTCTGTAA
- a CDS encoding cupin domain-containing protein: MKIESQKTYVALAADGLATVLTEGPAFWSLPESDIEAFGKHWLISEFSCDSDWPSWEMHPQADEFVYLLSGLADFLIEIDDAVQHIHMKAGEAVLVPKGRWHTAKIFAPSRMLFMTRGEGTQHRPALKA, translated from the coding sequence ATGAAGATAGAGTCCCAGAAAACTTATGTTGCACTGGCTGCAGATGGCTTGGCCACCGTTTTGACTGAAGGGCCGGCATTCTGGAGCTTGCCTGAGTCGGATATTGAAGCTTTCGGAAAACACTGGTTGATCAGTGAGTTCAGTTGCGATTCAGACTGGCCCAGCTGGGAAATGCATCCACAGGCAGACGAATTCGTCTATTTACTATCTGGTCTCGCTGATTTTCTTATAGAGATCGACGATGCGGTTCAGCATATACACATGAAGGCAGGGGAGGCTGTACTGGTGCCCAAGGGGCGTTGGCATACAGCAAAAATCTTTGCCCCCAGCCGCATGCTGTTCATGACGCGCGGCGAAGGGACTCAGCACAGGCCTGCGCTTAAAGCGTGA
- a CDS encoding amidohydrolase family protein translates to MKRLLQGFLSTCPLVMISAIASAAEPLPIFDAHMHYNIEARSTWSPQRVIALWRQLGIRAVLATSRPNDGTLDLIAQNAPDIRIIPFLRPYRVQPDRHDWFANPEIERFVEKELQRGIYRGIGEFHIFGKDADAPYMAKIARLAKACDLWLHAHSDEDAIERILQHAPGGKLIWAHTGMSTSLDKVEAMFAQYPNLIGELSFRSDLEQNASLNPQWKRLFLRYPDRFVLGTDTWVTSRWDEVPQLIAFYRRMLSELPADVAERIAYKNGLMMFGLQ, encoded by the coding sequence ATGAAAAGACTACTACAGGGTTTCTTATCGACCTGCCCCCTGGTCATGATTTCGGCTATTGCATCAGCAGCAGAACCTTTGCCCATATTCGATGCCCACATGCATTACAACATCGAGGCGCGCAGTACCTGGTCACCACAACGCGTCATCGCCTTGTGGCGACAGCTTGGTATACGGGCGGTATTGGCAACCAGTCGCCCGAATGATGGCACGCTGGATTTGATTGCGCAAAATGCACCTGATATCAGGATCATCCCTTTCCTGCGCCCCTACAGAGTGCAGCCCGACAGGCATGACTGGTTTGCCAATCCCGAGATAGAGCGCTTCGTTGAAAAAGAACTGCAACGCGGCATCTATCGTGGCATAGGTGAATTCCATATCTTTGGCAAGGATGCTGATGCACCCTATATGGCAAAAATTGCCCGGCTGGCCAAGGCCTGTGATTTGTGGTTGCATGCCCATTCCGATGAGGATGCAATAGAGCGTATTTTGCAGCACGCACCCGGCGGCAAGCTGATCTGGGCACATACCGGCATGAGTACTTCACTGGATAAAGTCGAGGCCATGTTTGCGCAATATCCCAACCTGATTGGTGAGCTGTCTTTCCGTTCCGATCTTGAGCAAAACGCTAGCCTTAATCCGCAATGGAAACGCCTGTTTTTGCGCTATCCCGACAGGTTCGTGCTTGGCACCGATACCTGGGTTACATCACGCTGGGATGAAGTGCCGCAATTGATCGCCTTTTATCGCCGCATGCTCAGTGAGTTGCCAGCAGATGTGGCAGAGCGCATTGCTTATAAGAATGGACTGATGATGTTTGGTCTGCAATAA
- the yegQ gene encoding tRNA 5-hydroxyuridine modification protein YegQ, translating to MSVASVKNAIKSPELLLPAGSLEKMHAAFDFGADAVYAGQPRYSLRARNNEFSTLDVLQQGIDGAHARGKLFFVASNIFPHNSKLKTYLRDMEPVINMKPDALIMADPGLIMMVREKWPEIPVHLSVQANAVNWADVKFWKKMGLTRVILSRELSLDEIEEIRQQCPDMELEVFVHGALCIAYSGRCLLSGYFNHRDPNQGTCTNSCRWDYKVENAAENETGDLARIPVESIKFNYQQALEEANQSFSAMGDMPRHPLADRPYLIEESGKPGQFMPILEDEHGTYIMNSKDLRAVEHVERLAKIGIDSLKVEGRTKSLYYVARAAQTYRRAIDDAVAGRPFNTDLLGQLNGLANRGYTDGFYQRHHTQEHQNYMEGVSKAHRSQYVGQVLQVTDGWAEVEVKNRFAVGDEIEIISPNGNEMIRLAEMRNADNQPLNIIGGAGHKVRIPLDARHEKALIARML from the coding sequence ATGTCTGTCGCCTCAGTAAAAAACGCAATAAAATCCCCGGAACTTCTCCTGCCCGCCGGTTCGCTGGAAAAAATGCATGCCGCTTTCGACTTTGGTGCCGATGCGGTGTATGCAGGCCAGCCACGCTATAGCCTGCGTGCCCGCAATAATGAGTTCTCTACCCTCGATGTATTGCAGCAGGGCATAGACGGTGCTCATGCGCGTGGCAAATTGTTCTTTGTCGCCAGCAATATCTTCCCGCACAATAGCAAACTCAAAACCTATCTGCGCGACATGGAGCCGGTCATCAACATGAAGCCGGATGCCCTCATCATGGCTGACCCAGGCTTGATCATGATGGTGCGCGAAAAGTGGCCAGAGATACCTGTGCATCTGTCGGTGCAGGCCAATGCCGTCAACTGGGCCGATGTCAAATTCTGGAAAAAAATGGGCCTGACCCGTGTGATCCTGTCGCGTGAACTGTCGCTCGATGAAATAGAGGAAATCCGCCAGCAATGCCCGGATATGGAGCTGGAAGTTTTCGTGCACGGTGCCCTGTGCATAGCTTACTCAGGCCGTTGCCTGCTGTCCGGCTATTTCAATCATCGCGACCCCAACCAGGGTACCTGTACCAATTCCTGCCGCTGGGACTACAAGGTCGAAAATGCGGCAGAAAATGAAACTGGTGATCTGGCACGCATCCCGGTTGAAAGTATCAAATTCAATTACCAGCAGGCACTGGAAGAAGCCAATCAATCTTTTTCTGCCATGGGCGACATGCCACGCCATCCATTGGCGGATAGGCCTTACCTGATAGAAGAGAGCGGCAAGCCAGGTCAGTTCATGCCCATACTTGAAGATGAGCATGGTACCTACATCATGAATTCAAAAGACTTGCGCGCTGTTGAGCATGTAGAGCGCCTGGCTAAAATTGGCATCGATTCATTGAAGGTCGAAGGACGCACCAAATCCTTGTACTATGTTGCCCGCGCCGCGCAAACCTACAGACGTGCGATAGATGATGCTGTCGCTGGTCGCCCGTTTAACACTGACTTGCTGGGTCAGTTGAATGGGCTCGCCAATCGTGGCTATACCGATGGTTTTTATCAGCGCCATCATACACAAGAGCACCAAAATTACATGGAGGGCGTGTCAAAAGCACACCGCAGCCAGTATGTCGGGCAAGTCTTGCAAGTGACAGATGGCTGGGCAGAAGTCGAAGTTAAAAACCGCTTTGCTGTTGGCGATGAGATAGAAATCATTTCACCAAATGGCAATGAAATGATCAGGCTGGCCGAGATGCGTAATGCCGATAATCAGCCACTGAACATCATAGGCGGGGCAGGGCATAAGGTACGTATTCCGCTGGATGCCAGGCATGAAAAAGCCTTGATTGCCAGGATGTTGTAA